A window of Rubricoccus marinus contains these coding sequences:
- a CDS encoding alkaline phosphatase family protein, producing the protein MRYSALLFLAALFLSGCALTRPGTLDEVGELFTEGSEEILRDTLRTARGGPRVLVLALDGVGADVMTDALEAGDLPALSALFGASAASGETASGARGALWAHAYGAEDVVSVFPSETAAGWTAVFTGKPPAETGVVGNEWFDRDSLRIYAPVPLSVGTFEQTLAVYTDDFLGEQIQTPTLYDRADVRAHVANAFVYRGADVLTRPDLGDIGELIEGAIEAIFGGGEEVFEEVDDDASDGVISSMKRHGIPDLQVAYFGGPDLAAHGGGEEAQRAYLRDETADDLANVLDAYRARGALQDLWVVVVADHGHTDTLPEPGQSLREKTSAVLDSLGLRLRDPSLGDKGEDFDVVMAVNEAAAFLYVADQTACDTVCDWSRAPRLDADVLPVARALAASDSLAGSLDLVLVRASRRGESVPFQVLVDGQPVSLTAYFARNPRPDLVAVEERLGWLTDGPMGHRAGDILLLARSGAEQPLAERFFFHDGGASGHGSASRSDSIIPLIVANASASGNEIRERVTRAVGPQPTQLDVTALILDLLITP; encoded by the coding sequence ATGCGCTACTCTGCCCTGCTCTTTCTCGCCGCCCTCTTTCTCTCCGGCTGCGCGCTTACGCGCCCCGGCACGCTGGACGAGGTCGGCGAGCTGTTCACCGAGGGCAGCGAGGAGATTCTGCGCGACACGCTCCGCACCGCCAGAGGCGGCCCGCGCGTGCTCGTCCTCGCGCTCGACGGCGTCGGCGCGGACGTGATGACGGACGCGCTGGAGGCGGGCGACCTGCCGGCGCTCTCGGCGTTGTTCGGCGCCAGCGCGGCCTCTGGCGAGACGGCCTCTGGCGCCAGAGGCGCGCTGTGGGCGCACGCGTACGGCGCGGAGGACGTGGTCTCGGTCTTCCCGTCCGAGACCGCCGCGGGCTGGACGGCCGTCTTTACCGGCAAGCCGCCCGCCGAGACCGGCGTCGTCGGCAACGAGTGGTTCGACCGCGACTCGCTGAGGATCTACGCGCCGGTCCCGCTCAGCGTCGGCACGTTTGAGCAGACCCTGGCCGTCTACACCGACGACTTCCTGGGCGAGCAAATTCAGACGCCGACGCTCTACGACCGCGCGGACGTCCGCGCCCACGTCGCCAACGCCTTCGTCTACCGCGGCGCCGACGTGCTCACGCGGCCTGACCTGGGCGACATCGGCGAACTCATCGAAGGCGCCATCGAGGCCATCTTCGGCGGCGGCGAGGAGGTCTTCGAGGAAGTGGATGACGACGCGAGCGACGGCGTGATCTCGTCCATGAAACGCCACGGCATCCCGGACCTCCAGGTCGCCTACTTCGGCGGGCCGGACCTCGCGGCGCACGGCGGCGGCGAGGAGGCGCAGCGCGCCTACCTCCGCGACGAGACCGCGGACGACCTCGCGAACGTGCTGGACGCCTACCGCGCCAGAGGCGCACTCCAGGACCTCTGGGTCGTTGTCGTGGCCGACCACGGGCACACGGACACGCTCCCGGAGCCGGGGCAGTCGCTCCGCGAAAAGACATCGGCCGTGCTGGACAGCCTCGGGCTCCGGCTGCGCGATCCCTCTCTGGGCGACAAGGGCGAGGACTTCGACGTGGTGATGGCGGTCAACGAGGCGGCCGCGTTCCTCTACGTCGCCGATCAGACCGCGTGCGACACCGTGTGCGACTGGTCGCGCGCGCCGCGCCTGGACGCCGACGTGCTGCCCGTCGCCCGCGCCCTCGCCGCGTCCGACTCGCTCGCGGGCTCGCTCGATTTGGTCCTCGTTCGCGCCTCGCGCCGTGGCGAGAGCGTCCCGTTCCAAGTCCTCGTGGACGGGCAGCCGGTGTCTCTGACGGCGTACTTCGCGCGCAACCCGCGCCCGGACCTCGTCGCGGTGGAAGAGCGCCTCGGGTGGCTGACCGATGGCCCGATGGGGCACCGCGCAGGCGATATCCTCCTTCTCGCGCGTTCGGGCGCCGAGCAGCCTCTGGCGGAGCGCTTCTTTTTCCACGACGGCGGCGCCAGCGGCCACGGCAGCGCCAGCCGCTCGGACTCCATCATTCCTCTGATCGTCGCGAACGCGTCCGCCTCTGGCAACGAGATTCGGGAGCGCGTCACCCGCGCGGTCGGCCCGCAGCCGACCCAGCTCGACGTGACGGCCCTGATCCTCGACCTTCTTATCACCCCCTGA
- a CDS encoding cytochrome P450, translating into MPADVRRFRPRFPLDLVIAFARDLMGGSRRMDAVGGDAVWAGRGATGVLWLRHPDLVRALLIENNADVTKARGMRILSLLVGDGLLASEVPKHTRQRRLVLPAFHHARLRAYGEVMTRRSAETAGLWRDGEAVDVSEAMNRLALAIAGETLFGSGLEADAAQISDALEESMAAFDKAQFPLADKLLALPLPNVLRGKRARATVDEVVYRLIRQRRAEASGAMGDGAPPEANTPGGTRQDLLQMLLDAQDEETGAGMTDEEVRDEAVTLLMAGHETTANALAWTWTLLALHPEAEAALHAEVDALNADPTFDDLRALPVTRNVFAESMRLMPPAWIFSREAAHDFRLAGEVPVPKGTMILVAPYFLHRDARFWDEPLAFRPERFAPEAKSGRHKFAYLPFSFGKRGCIGEPFAWAEGVLALATIARRWRLALPGPPPAPHASVTLRAADLEMIAHARSRV; encoded by the coding sequence ATGCCCGCCGACGTCCGCCGCTTCCGCCCGCGCTTCCCGCTCGACCTCGTCATCGCCTTCGCGCGGGACCTCATGGGCGGCTCGCGCCGCATGGACGCCGTCGGCGGCGACGCCGTCTGGGCCGGGCGCGGCGCGACGGGCGTGCTGTGGCTCCGCCACCCGGACCTCGTCCGGGCGCTCCTGATCGAGAACAACGCCGACGTGACCAAGGCGCGCGGGATGCGCATCCTGAGCCTGCTCGTCGGCGACGGGCTGCTGGCCTCCGAGGTGCCCAAGCACACGCGCCAGAGGCGGCTCGTGCTGCCGGCCTTCCACCACGCGCGGCTCCGCGCCTACGGCGAGGTGATGACGCGGCGGAGCGCCGAGACCGCCGGCCTCTGGCGCGACGGCGAGGCCGTGGACGTGAGCGAAGCCATGAACCGGCTGGCCCTCGCGATTGCCGGCGAGACGCTATTCGGCTCCGGCCTGGAGGCCGACGCGGCGCAGATCTCCGACGCCCTCGAAGAGTCCATGGCGGCGTTCGACAAGGCGCAGTTCCCCCTCGCGGACAAGCTCCTCGCGCTCCCGCTTCCCAACGTGCTCCGCGGCAAACGCGCCCGCGCCACGGTCGACGAAGTGGTGTACCGCCTTATCCGCCAGAGGCGGGCCGAGGCCTCTGGCGCGATGGGCGACGGCGCGCCGCCAGAGGCAAACACGCCGGGAGGCACGCGGCAGGACCTGCTCCAGATGCTGCTCGACGCGCAGGACGAGGAGACCGGCGCGGGCATGACCGACGAGGAGGTCCGCGACGAGGCCGTGACGTTGCTCATGGCCGGGCACGAGACGACCGCCAACGCGCTCGCGTGGACGTGGACGCTTCTCGCCCTACACCCCGAGGCCGAGGCCGCGCTCCACGCCGAGGTCGACGCGCTAAACGCGGACCCGACGTTCGACGACCTCCGCGCGCTGCCGGTCACGCGCAACGTGTTCGCCGAGTCCATGCGGCTCATGCCGCCGGCGTGGATCTTCTCGCGAGAGGCCGCGCACGACTTCCGCCTTGCGGGCGAGGTCCCCGTCCCGAAGGGGACCATGATCCTCGTCGCGCCCTACTTCCTCCACCGCGATGCGCGCTTCTGGGACGAGCCTCTGGCGTTCCGCCCCGAGCGGTTCGCGCCAGAGGCCAAAAGCGGGCGCCACAAGTTCGCCTACCTCCCGTTCTCGTTCGGCAAGCGCGGGTGCATCGGCGAGCCGTTCGCGTGGGCCGAAGGCGTCCTCGCCCTCGCGACGATCGCGCGCCGCTGGCGGCTCGCGCTCCCGGGGCCGCCGCCCGCCCCGCACGCCTCGGTCACGCTCCGCGCCGCCGACCTCGAAATGATCGCTCACGCACGTTCTAGGGTGTGA
- a CDS encoding ABC transporter ATP-binding protein, with the protein MEGFTRPSAVLAIQTRGLAKTYSGRPPVVALRPLDLDVQPGEIFGLLGPNGAGKTTLVKLLLGIVHPTEGEASMFGTSVTEPLARKPVGFLPENHRFPDYLTARQTLDLFARMAGADSARAPALLEKVRLAGAADRKVKTFSKGMMQRLGIAQALMAGPKLVFLDEPTDGVDPVGRREIRDLLLELAAEGVTLFLNSHLLSEIERVCTRVAIMKEGEIVRDGTVEALTQTGRLWRLRATPIPESVAHTIGGTLQPDPAPILSPEASAAAASGETPLRGYTLAAPDRAALNTALDAMRASGVEIEAVEPLRQSLEDLFVEVVSEPSGAPVADSL; encoded by the coding sequence GTGGAGGGGTTCACCCGTCCGTCCGCCGTGCTCGCGATCCAAACCCGGGGCCTCGCCAAGACCTACTCCGGCCGCCCCCCCGTCGTCGCCCTCCGCCCGCTGGACCTGGACGTGCAGCCCGGCGAGATCTTCGGCCTCCTCGGCCCCAACGGCGCGGGCAAGACCACGCTCGTCAAGCTGCTGCTCGGCATCGTGCACCCCACCGAGGGCGAGGCGTCGATGTTCGGCACGAGTGTCACCGAGCCTCTGGCGCGGAAGCCGGTGGGCTTCCTTCCCGAGAACCACCGCTTCCCGGACTACCTCACGGCGCGCCAGACCCTGGACCTCTTCGCGCGCATGGCCGGCGCGGACAGCGCGCGCGCCCCGGCTCTGCTGGAAAAGGTGCGCCTCGCGGGTGCCGCGGACCGGAAGGTCAAGACGTTCTCCAAGGGCATGATGCAGCGGCTCGGCATTGCCCAGGCGCTTATGGCCGGCCCCAAGCTCGTCTTCCTAGATGAGCCCACCGACGGCGTGGACCCGGTCGGCCGGCGCGAGATCCGGGACCTCCTGCTGGAGCTCGCCGCCGAGGGCGTGACGCTGTTTCTCAACTCGCACCTGCTCAGCGAGATCGAGCGCGTCTGCACGCGCGTCGCCATCATGAAAGAGGGTGAGATCGTGCGCGACGGGACCGTCGAGGCGCTGACCCAAACGGGCCGCCTCTGGCGCCTGCGCGCGACGCCCATTCCCGAATCCGTGGCCCACACCATCGGCGGCACGCTGCAGCCCGACCCGGCGCCCATCCTCTCGCCAGAGGCCTCTGCGGCCGCCGCCTCTGGCGAGACGCCGCTGCGCGGCTACACCCTCGCCGCACCCGACCGCGCCGCCCTCAACACCGCGTTGGACGCGATGCGAGCCTCTGGCGTCGAGATCGAGGCCGTGGAGCCGCTTCGGCAATCGCTGGAAGACCTCTTCGTCGAGGTTGTGAGCGAGCCCTCCGGCGCGCCCGTAGCCGACTCCCTGTAG
- a CDS encoding ABC transporter permease: MLGVLLLTLRELRAKWIVVGLFVIATVIWGTMALALQLDVVDGSLAGARIFGDEAIGEEIQREMTTSGPPVADSLASPAADSSAAPLAADSAAAPTRAPYADAPEAQPASGGDGATMFGATSLLESIAFTGQVFVAGAAYWVGILLALFATGGLVASLLSRGEVDLLLSKPLSRSQILMGRLGGVWLVALALLTYLITSVWLVMSIKTGVWHPRFLLAIPVIWGMFAVLYSVVTLVSVTTGSAALSLMTVLAVLFATLVLSVEALDTQVAAAWRPLIVGLRHALPRFPAVGVQLVPKLAGAEPVAGLGAFGASLGIGALLYALAFWRFARRDF; this comes from the coding sequence ATGCTCGGCGTCCTCCTCCTCACCCTCCGCGAGCTCCGCGCCAAGTGGATCGTCGTGGGCCTGTTCGTCATCGCGACGGTGATCTGGGGCACGATGGCCCTCGCGCTGCAGTTGGATGTCGTGGACGGCTCGCTCGCGGGCGCCCGCATCTTCGGCGACGAGGCCATCGGTGAGGAGATCCAGCGCGAGATGACGACGAGCGGCCCGCCCGTGGCGGATTCGCTCGCCTCTCCCGCGGCGGACTCGTCCGCGGCGCCTCTGGCGGCCGACTCGGCCGCGGCCCCCACGCGGGCGCCATACGCGGACGCGCCAGAGGCTCAACCGGCCTCTGGCGGCGATGGCGCCACCATGTTCGGCGCCACGTCCCTTCTGGAGAGCATCGCGTTTACGGGTCAGGTGTTCGTGGCCGGCGCGGCGTACTGGGTCGGGATCCTGCTCGCGCTGTTCGCGACGGGCGGGCTCGTGGCGTCGTTGCTCTCGCGCGGCGAGGTGGACCTCCTGCTTTCCAAGCCGCTCTCGCGCAGTCAGATCCTGATGGGGCGGCTGGGCGGCGTGTGGCTCGTGGCGCTGGCGCTGTTGACGTACCTCATCACGTCCGTCTGGCTCGTGATGTCGATCAAGACCGGCGTCTGGCACCCCCGCTTTCTCCTCGCGATCCCGGTCATCTGGGGCATGTTCGCGGTCCTCTACTCTGTCGTGACGCTCGTCAGCGTGACGACGGGCAGCGCCGCGCTCTCGCTGATGACGGTGCTCGCCGTGCTCTTCGCGACGCTCGTCCTCTCCGTCGAGGCGCTCGACACGCAGGTGGCCGCCGCGTGGCGCCCACTCATCGTCGGGCTGCGGCATGCGCTTCCCCGCTTCCCCGCCGTCGGCGTCCAACTGGTGCCGAAACTCGCGGGAGCCGAGCCCGTAGCGGGCCTCGGCGCCTTCGGTGCATCTCTCGGGATCGGCGCCCTCCTCTACGCTCTCGCGTTCTGGCGCTTCGCGCGCCGGGACTTCTGA
- a CDS encoding dimethylarginine dimethylaminohydrolase family protein, whose product MTDVPLDALPAIPRPGRVLLTTPEHFEVAYVINPHMAGNIGDVDQTRARTQWEALRDVYERLGVEVSTLEGASGLPDMVFCANQTLPYLTPGGERGAVLSRMHAPQRKAEVDHYAEFFQAQGYETHGLDPDLPGDFEGMGDAIWHPGRYLLWGGYGYRTDRAVYERLSDKMGFPVVPLALTDPEFYHLDTCFCPLDEDTVLIYPGAFQEDGLEEIRSRFVRVLEAPEDESRELFACNAHSPDGQHVIIQQGCTVTNGLLREAGYEVIELDTSEYLKSGGSVFCMKVMFW is encoded by the coding sequence GTGACCGACGTCCCGCTCGACGCCCTGCCTGCCATCCCGCGCCCCGGCCGCGTGCTCCTCACCACGCCCGAGCACTTCGAGGTCGCCTACGTGATCAACCCGCACATGGCGGGCAACATCGGCGACGTGGACCAGACGCGGGCACGTACGCAGTGGGAGGCGCTGCGCGACGTGTACGAGCGTCTCGGCGTGGAAGTGAGCACGCTGGAGGGCGCCAGCGGCCTGCCGGATATGGTGTTCTGCGCCAACCAGACGCTGCCCTACCTCACGCCCGGCGGCGAGCGCGGCGCCGTTCTCAGCCGCATGCACGCACCGCAGCGCAAGGCCGAGGTGGACCACTACGCCGAGTTCTTCCAGGCGCAGGGCTACGAAACGCACGGCCTGGACCCGGACCTGCCCGGCGACTTCGAGGGCATGGGCGACGCGATCTGGCACCCCGGCCGCTACCTCCTCTGGGGTGGCTACGGCTACCGCACGGACCGCGCCGTCTACGAGCGCCTGAGCGACAAGATGGGCTTCCCCGTCGTGCCTCTGGCGCTGACCGACCCCGAGTTCTACCACCTCGACACGTGCTTCTGCCCGCTGGACGAGGACACGGTCCTGATCTACCCCGGCGCGTTCCAGGAGGACGGCCTGGAGGAGATCCGCTCACGCTTTGTCCGCGTGCTGGAAGCGCCAGAGGACGAGTCCCGCGAGCTGTTCGCGTGCAACGCGCACTCCCCGGACGGCCAGCACGTCATCATCCAGCAGGGCTGCACGGTTACGAACGGCCTCTTGCGCGAGGCGGGCTACGAGGTGATCGAGTTGGACACGAGCGAGTACCTGAAGTCGGGCGGGTCCGTCTTCTGCATGAAGGTGATGTTTTGGTAG
- a CDS encoding TIGR04283 family arsenosugar biosynthesis glycosyltransferase: protein MVGTGTRHEARGTSPALTPERTPHPVVPCTVSVVIPALNEAEGIGATLVSVARQRPPFEVLVADGGSTDGTPEAVARAMPEARVLRTGRGRAAQMNAGAAEASGEILLFLHADTHLPEGALDAAREALQADGVAGGCFMTRFAGPGAESGWMRLWESPLWMRWWRFAFGDRAPFCTRETFRAIGGFRAQPLFEDLDFVRDLRARGRWVFLPLAVQTSARRYGERGALVQQLRNFSLWTAWNAGVSPERLARFYPTHRPASPEASGEG, encoded by the coding sequence TTGGTAGGAACGGGTACGAGGCACGAGGCACGGGGGACGTCTCCTGCGCTCACTCCTGAGCGTACCCCGCATCCCGTCGTCCCCTGTACCGTATCTGTCGTCATCCCCGCGCTGAACGAGGCCGAGGGCATCGGCGCGACACTCGTGAGCGTCGCGCGCCAGCGGCCGCCCTTCGAGGTCCTCGTCGCCGACGGCGGCTCCACCGACGGCACGCCAGAGGCCGTCGCCCGCGCGATGCCCGAGGCGCGCGTGCTGCGGACCGGCCGGGGACGCGCGGCGCAGATGAACGCCGGAGCCGCCGAGGCCTCTGGCGAGATCCTCCTCTTTCTCCACGCCGACACGCACTTGCCCGAGGGCGCGCTCGACGCCGCGCGCGAAGCGCTCCAGGCAGACGGCGTGGCAGGCGGATGCTTTATGACGCGGTTCGCCGGTCCGGGCGCAGAGAGCGGCTGGATGCGCCTCTGGGAGTCCCCGCTGTGGATGCGCTGGTGGCGCTTCGCCTTTGGTGACCGCGCGCCGTTCTGCACGCGCGAGACCTTCCGCGCCATCGGCGGCTTCCGCGCACAGCCGCTCTTCGAAGACCTCGACTTCGTGCGAGACCTCCGCGCGAGAGGCCGCTGGGTGTTCCTGCCTCTGGCGGTCCAGACCTCGGCGCGGCGCTACGGCGAGCGCGGCGCGCTCGTGCAGCAGCTCCGCAACTTCAGCCTGTGGACGGCCTGGAACGCGGGCGTCTCCCCGGAGCGCCTCGCGCGCTTCTACCCCACACACCGGCCGGCCTCGCCAGAGGCCTCCGGCGAGGGGTAA